The Xiphophorus couchianus chromosome 22, X_couchianus-1.0, whole genome shotgun sequence genome includes the window TTTGTTGATCCAAGAACAGTGGCAGTGCTCAAGGGTCAGGTTAGTATGAATCAGAAGCACGCCCATGAGGAACAACCTAACGCTGAGATACGTGGACGGGTTTTCCTTCATTCtatcttcactgcaaaaatactacatcttaccaagtatttctggtctagtttctactggaaatatcttagtacatttgatataagacaaagctaacttacaagtaacttttaagcataATAAAtgaacttattttaagtcaataattccttaatactgacgGAAAGTACTAGATATAACtggacattttaatgttttgttcgACAGGCAGTACTTTTCCATCgatattaagaaattactgacttaaaaccaCCTCCCATATCTTGCTCTAAAGTTAgttgtatgttagttttgtcttatttcaagtgtaaaaagatatttgtactagaaactagaccaaaaaatacttggtaagattttgttttggaagTATTATTCTGCATCCTTCACAGTAAACTCTACGTCAGTCATCGTGCAAGCTGAGGGCCAATATGACTGGGAGCCCCACACCGAGGATGAGGGTGAGGCTCTCCAGGAGCCCCAGATGTCTTGCCTTGTGGGTTTCTGCTCCTGTTTCCTCCTGCAGGTTAGAGAAGGGTTCTGCTGCGCTGCTACTGCTGATCTCAGGGAGAACGTGCACCGTGGCAACATAAAGGAAAGTTCCTGCTGAGAACAGCATTCCCACTCCTGTTGCATTCATCTGGTTATGAGAGGAACTTCCAGTCTGtcgacaaacacacacacaagcatgcAACAGGTCAGAACCAGACAGCAGAGATGTGACCCTTACCAATGTGAAGCATGTGTTCTCTCCCACCGCCTGCAGTATGAAGTAAGTGCTGATAGCAACTATGGGCGCTGCTGCTGAGAAGGTCAGTAAATGTCCCtgaatgtctttcttctcaaggCCTGAATGCATCAGGAAGGAAACCAAACCAAAAGCAGCAGGAGCCTGTAAgtcaagaaaaaagaacaaacaaaaaaaaaaaaaaaacacagatgccATCAGTTCTGTCACATCTTATTAAATATGTCTACATCTTCATCCAGCTGACAATTTCTCTCACCTTGTGTAGAATGAccgcaaaaaaaacaatcacttgTACAGTGGCTTGACCTGTGGCGACGGCAGCGCCCAGAGCAAATCCATCAGCTGGAAGAGTGCAAGAAgagttattattgttattataaatCACAGCCAATATTTAAGAAAGTGGTTAATGTGATTTTATAATGTGCACTAATGTGGGTTTAAGCAATATCTCAACTcagcaaatgtttgtttaaGCAATTTGAAAGCAAAGCCTCTTAGCCATGCTAAATGAGACTTAGATCTCACAGAGTGCAGGAATCCCATGATAAGTCACATGAAGGAATGAATAACTGGGTTTTGTCGGAAATTTTTCATGCTTTTGTCCCGGATATCCCTTTGCAGTTTAAGCAAACACAAACCAGCAGATAAAATggtttgcaaaacattttgtcagagtaaaactgttttcagttttcagttatGTCTTGTTAGGCCCTAAATGGTTTCatattctgttttcaaatgacGGATTGAATTGTGTTATTGCTGTCATGTGTTTCTTGGCCTCCAATATGCTGTCGATTTATTAATATTCtcagaaaaatatattacacCTTCATagagcagctggatttatacagcgacaaaattacacacaaatggACTGAATGCATCTGGTTatactgaatttattttggtgtgcaaatttttcttttttcatccaCCTCACAAATATGCCCTACTTTGTTTTGCTCTATCTGTCACACAActtcccaataaaatacatggaggtttttattttgcaaaataaaataaaaaaaactttaagaaatATGAATACTTATGCAAGTGAATGTCCAGAGGATATTTGATTAATATACCTGCAGCATGGATAACCAGCCCCAGAGTGGCTGTGATGTGTTTGTTATTCAACAAATGTGCTGCTTGACCTGAAACCAAACGTGTTTAAATTATCAGCATACGACTGGAAAGCTTGATATAAAATGAAGCGTAAAGTGAAAGTTATTTAAACTTGCCACGCGTGGAAATGTATCCTCCAATCTGATCAACAACAAACATGAAGGTAAACCCGAACGTCAAAGCCACGCTGATATAAAAGCGAGGTGGGGCGCTTCCCTTTGTGGAAGGCGCCATTTTTTCACTAGCATTCAGGCCAGATGGAGCATCAGAGGAAGACTCTGCAAAGAGAAGATGAAGACAAGAGGATGGGACAACAAAGCAGGCGATGGGACAACGTTCAGACAGGTGAGCCTGCTTTCAGGTATGATTTAAATGGTTTACGATGAAACACTCATGCAAATTTGGTGGGAGCAGATGGACTGTATCACATCACATCTGTTGTCAAGACAACAAGGGAGAGAGAAGGTAGAGTGGTGCAATTCAGCTTCTTTAAATTTCAAACAGTGAGCTCACCTCTCCACGAATCCTCCAGTAAGCCCACACCCTCTGGGATGGTGATGGCCAGCGCTGTGCCGCACAGCAGACCCGCCCCCAGGATGGACACAAACTGCAGGCTTTTCTGTCAGGAGTAAAGgtcaaaattcaaaaacactcaGTTGTTTTCCAATCAAAAATCTAATGTAGTATATTGAGACATCAGGTCATGTGAGGCGGTTTAAGTTAGCCATTGCTAATatccaaaaatatttgagaCCCATCTAAAACATTAATAACAGCCCAATCTAATAGTTCTgaagctaatatctacagttttttttatttcagctttaggAGTACAACCAATCAGCACCATGGAAAATGAATGGTGCTGctggattgattgattgcttTGCATGTGTCAGCCAATAATGTGTCAAGTATTTTTGCATTCCAAGTTGCATATTCTTTTGAGTATTTTAGACATGCTCtgctgaaaaatctgcaaataggtGGGGTTTTCTGCAAATAACTTGGAGTCACATTCCACAAAATATCTGCAAATGGTGAATCcgcaaatacaaaataaatttgatcgCATTAAGCAGCTAAACCCTCAACATCAGTGCAAGAACAAAATAGCCCTAAATACCCAACTTGGAAAAAATTAAGCACTGTGTTGCCTTGGTGGCTGATGGGTTCCTTAGTCACTTCGTGCTTTGGGCTCCACTCAATCTTTGACTGGCCCTGAAAGAGCATCATCGCTATGAACTGAACTATATTAGAGGACTTATTTAAACCAGCCGTGATAAATCTGCCTGCTGACCTTGTTTAACGAGGAAGTTAAAGTCATACTTACCTCAGAGAGTCGGAACAACAGTGGGATGAATCCTAGTAGGAAGGTGCCCACAAACATCGCTACAGATATACAAGTAATAGTCAGTCCCTCGTCCATGGCGACGGAATTTTCCTACAAGTTCTTACTCCGTTTGCCGAGTCTCATTTCATGTCAGCAGATCAGATTGTTCTGAAAACTGAAAGTCTGCTTTCATTGTTTCACCGTAACTTCATTTGTTTACTTCAGGAGACGGAAACGGACGGCGCTGCGGGTTTCCACGTCGCACCTCCGTCTCCCTGTCCCTCCTCCAGGACAACCTCCTTCACCGCCACAGCCAGCCTCCACAGACCGTCTCATAGAACCAAAGACCAACAGCCCGTGGTTGCTCATCTCCCACCTCTAAACAAGGGCTGAGGTCTAACCGCACCTCACTCGGTTTCACTATGCGCGATGGTACGCGGTATTACGGTATCTTCGCTTAGacgctttcaaaataaaagcctattTCCGGTAAATCTTTGTCACATTGTAGTACCAAGAATATTAATTTATCTTAACCCTGGCagattaagataaaaaaaagtaaataaaggaatttgtttctgataggaaataaaaaaggaaactctttaaaatataataaaattatacaaaaagggtatcaattttgaaaagaaaataattttatttacattcaatGCAATTCAAAAATACCTCATTAGGTCCAGTGACAAATTAAATGTGTTGTAATTCAGCCAAATTTCTTCAAACCTTTTGTAGACGCCAATGGCTGAGTAGGTAGGGTCACAGCCAGGGACAGTGTGTCCTCTCTTCAATAAAACCAGGACGACTAAAAGCTGATATCAGTAAACATTTAGGACAAcaacattgttttgttcttttctaagCTATTTGTTCACTGTTAACAGAAATAGATACAGTAGCTTCAGctgttggaaaacaaaaattcaaaggaaagtaaaagaaaagtttactaaattacaaagttagaaagcattttttaattgagaaattttttttaaagtaatgtcTGGCCAGTATCTGATTCCTGCTAGCTTGGAGAGCCAAACTGCTTTCAAAATTAAGCTTCATTCAGTTTGGTATGTATTTTCTCAGCTTTCAAAAACTGGGTGAAAGTTTTATGGCACATAAAATgtatcttaaatatttattctgccTAGAAGAATCTGCCtagaagtttgttgttttgtgggTTTTACTTATACCTGTCTAAACGAGTCCAGATATCAAAAAGTGCTACtgaaatttctctttttttaaaacctttgtttgtgttgaaaacaaaacttgaaatgacttaattaccttaACAgcatgttttgcaaataaataggAAATTCATTTGGAAGAGACGCATTAGAAGTGGCAGTAAAGCAGTTCTCAAAGCCTGGAGTTAGAGACTGCAAATTTAGTGAAACTCAGGCTTTATTCACCATAAACCTCCATTCCTATACATTACACCAAGTGAGAGATGAACTGAGACTAACAGCCAAAGTTGATTAGATGCAGATTTATTGATGAGACATCTCCATGGCAGAACAGATGCATACAGCAAATATCTGCATGGGGCAATGGAGACAATGACAGAGTTATAGGCTGAATTCTACTGTTACTTTAACATGTAACATTAATCtacaaaacagacatttaaacatatttagtgTGCACACacagtttttctaaatatatagTGTAGACATTATTATGATGATCTGTTGGCtgttgatgaaaacaaaacatttctttccagTTATTCCAGTGATTTAAACAGAACTAAATGAGTACAAATGAAACACATGATCAGCTTTAAGAATccaatgaaatgtgaaaacaaacaactagACATAGACGAGTAGCTACAGTATAAAACATTCAATTCCTGATTAGCTGGGAAACAGTTCTTTCAGAGATTCattagtaacattttatttatcgAACAAAGACTACAGTAGGTGCTAAAAAACCCATCTCCCTCACAGTGTGACAGTGTTTGTTATCCTGACTGGACACATTCAGAGATTTGCAGTTATCCCACATGTATAAAAGAGGTATAAAGCAAGTCACCTTATCATGACAAGAGAAGCAGCAGATAAATACAGTAGTGTCAGGTCAACAGTCTTACTCGAACCGCGATGCGTCAACGAATGATGCCATCAAACCAAATGGAGGCCATTTTGGCCTATTGCAGTTTCCACGTACTACTCTGTCAGTCATATCAGTGAGAGAAATATTAGTGCATTATATCCAACAGTGATTGATtagtggttgttgtttttttttgttgcattattCACCAATGGTTTCCTTGAAGGTTAATGGGGCAAGTCATAGTGTtgcgtttaaaaaaataaaattaaagtaaaaattcaaAAGATCCTGAGAAACTGCATGGGCActagattttaaatgatttgttaTGACATGTTAGCATTTGGTTAGAGTCAATGAGAAGAAACTtcagaaaactaaattaatctGGAAGATAAGTATGGAGACATCCTTGTAGGACAGgtgatttcttcttttatagttacattgtttttataaagtggtacaaaaatgtaaaacttcttCATTGGAGCATCTATAATGTGAGCGCTTAACTATTGCAGCCAAGACCTGACATGTTATGGGCAGTAGGTTTAGATACCTAAACCTACTGCCTTAGGTACAGAGCAATGAGAAATTGTAACAGAACTCAAATACTACAGGAAATTAACATTTCCAACATACGGTATGAGTCAGTTGTTCACAAACAATCATCATTGGCGCGAATGCtgttaatttgagttttttttatgcatgagTCTATTTTATTCTAGAGGGAATTGATTAAACGACAAATAACTCCAAGGAAGTTTCAAAATTAAGAATTGGGAGAACAAGTTTGAATTACCAAGGATTTTTTCCCCTATATATTCAGTAGAACTGAGGTCAGTACCATTCCAGAAGCTTAATGATTTTAGCTTTATCCATTACAAGATCAGTTTTGACGAGTGTAAAGGATCtttgatgaagctgatgaagtcCAAGTTTCAACCACCTGAACTTGTTAACGATGTTCAGGAACCAAAAGGCTCAGGAATATAAAACTGGAAGGTATCAAGATAAAAAGCTCCTGCtccaaactgaactgaaatctGATCACGATGACAATGTACCAACAGTCATGCATCATGCTAAGAGACTGTTTCCCTGCCAATCTAAGAGGCTGATTGTGTGGAATATTAAGGAGGCTACCTCTAAACTCTTCAACTTCACCTCAAATTAACAGCTTGAGGCATATTCAGGAGTCTCAATGGTGCAATGTTCCCAAACATTCATGGAATCAATACAGCAAGAAATTAAGCTTCTGTAATGGCGTAAAGACCTCATGAAAGAAAGCCAGCCAGCTTATATGAAGTCAGCTGTTTCTGATATGAAGAGTGGACaaagactgaaacaaaaaaatctatcagAAATTTGTTTGTGACAACAAAAACGGAGGTTTCTCTACATCTTGCTTAGGACATGTATTGAAATTTGTCTAAACCCACAAACTTGTGCACCcagttagctttttttaaacacttttgcTGAATTTGCTTGTTGTATAGCCACATCGCCTGCTTCACTCTGATGATGTGTTGGATAAACGTCTGACTACTACTGTACGTCGCAAagtctgtaaataaaaagttagtAAAGAGGGATGGGGTGAGAAATGAATTTAACCAAATCATAAAACTGTAAGCAGCCATCTAAATTCGATGCCTATTCTCTAACCTCTACGTCAAGCTGTAAACATTAACGagaagatttaaacaaaaacgaTGCATAAAGAACTAGTCATAGTGTCATCTGAAAAGGCCTCCTCTGAGCAACAGATTCTCAGCCTCCAGTTTCTGTTGCGGTAGCTGTGCAAGGAACCCCGCCCTATTCTGGCATAGGGGGGCAACATCAGGAGCAGCAGTCCCTACAAAGGCTCAGAGGTTGAGCATTGTGCCAGTGTAGTGTGCTACGATGAATTAAATACCATATTCCACAGTTTAAAGTAGCATCAGGCTggacagaatttaaaaatatcatgcTTACAATAAATATCAGGTCGAAAAAGGCTACTTCACAAATCCAGAGTTGTATAGATGTAGTGTCAAAGCCTCCAGGAGTGTTAGTAGCaatttcttttatctttaaagGCTCCTATGGAATTGGAAGAACCGTTTTAAATCCGTCGCTAAAGCTCCAATTAGGCCGACATTAGTAAGTTGCTAATTCATGGGAAGCTTCTAAAGCTGACAGTTAGACACACCGATGAAGCAttacgagaaaaaaaaacaacaaaaaaacagttgctCCATCCTTTGAATTTACATGCGACAATGCAGTACCTCAGAGAAACCTGAGCTCCCCGTTCCTAACATTCAAGTACaataaagttaagaaaataCAGAGAACTTCTCTCCCTtcacaaaaaaaggcaaaacctCTTTATTTGTGCATCAGCATCTTCTTCCATTGGTTGATAAGCAGTGTTTGGGTAGAGCCTTGTCTTTTCCGCTCTTGCCTCGTCAAAGTAGATTCCCACTAGATGTTCTTTTACGAGACCTGATGAAGAAGACGTCCTTGAGAAACAACTATTGAATCCTTAGTAGACGGTGTGCTTATGTTAGTCAGGGGAAGGTCCCTTGATGGAGGCTGAGATGCTTTGGTGAACTGCTGGTTCACTTCCATGTTAACGTCACACATTTAGTGCACTCATCAAGTTTCGTTTGACGTTAGTCTTCGTGTCCCAGACTGCCTCACTGCCGCACCTCGTTCTCAATGAGACTGGCCTCCCCGGACTGGAAGTCGCTGGTCAGGTTGTTTCCAGCCTGGATCATTTCCTCATCCTGCGAGGACCCCTGCCCGTCGTCCTCTCCGTTGCCTGATCCAGCCTCCTCCGACGAGGGATCTTGAAGTACTTGACATATGTATGTTTGCTGTgggaaaacacaacacaaaaattacttaatatttaaacacctctcaaaagcaaacaaacagaagaattGTATGTTATATTTGCCACCAACTGCAAACTTGATCCCAGCATTCTTGATCCCAGGCTATGAAAAAACTTGCTACATAACCCAtcaaaaaagataaatctgaTGTATTTCATAAATTCCATCTGTTTCAATTTGTTATGTCATTTCTCACTGTCTTCTTTATTTGACCTTCTTAGGTTTCATTGCCAAAGTgtaagaatttaaataattttcgtCACAAATTGTAGGTTGTTGTTTCAACCTACAACTTTACCTTCTTTGGAAACCTATTTGTTTGAGATTAAGGAACAAGAATGAGTTTCTACCGTTGTCTTGCCGGCAGATGAAGGGCTTGCTGAATGTCCGTCCTCCATTCCATCCACTTCCTGGTCAAtctgaggcagaaaaaaaaaaagacacttacCAAAAGTAGTAGGTGCATACATAATCATAAGAagtatgaaaacataaaataacctTGTAGTTGTGAGCACTTAAGTACTTAAAATGCCCAAAGCAGACGTGAGAAAGGCAAATGATGATTGTGATGATCAGAACCACAAAAGTAAACATGGATGTTGAAGCAGTAAACCCTGAATAGAAGAGAGACAACCTACATTTAATGGGTTCTCACTCATTTATAGGTTTGAAAAAGTGTGAGACAGGGCACCATAAAATATCTGCCCACAATTATGTGACCAGTAGAGGGAGCTGTCCTCTTACCAGAGCGAACGGTGGAAAAGAACAGAAGCCAAAAGAGGCAGAGGATAGGAGCCGCTACCACCTGGTTAACAGCTCCATAATGGATCTTCTTGTCCAGTTTTGTTGGCAGATAGG containing:
- the LOC114138462 gene encoding zinc transporter ZIP9, with translation MDEGLTITCISVAMFVGTFLLGFIPLLFRLSEKSLQFVSILGAGLLCGTALAITIPEGVGLLEDSWRESSSDAPSGLNASEKMAPSTKGSAPPRFYISVALTFGFTFMFVVDQIGGYISTRGQAAHLLNNKHITATLGLVIHAAADGFALGAAVATGQATVQVIVFFAVILHKAPAAFGLVSFLMHSGLEKKDIQGHLLTFSAAAPIVAISTYFILQATGSSSHNQMNATGVGMLFSAGTFLYVATVHVLPEISSSSAAEPFSNLQEETGAETHKARHLGLLESLTLILGVGLPVILALSLHDD